One Thalassotalea hakodatensis DNA segment encodes these proteins:
- a CDS encoding pilus assembly protein PilM, with protein sequence MLSNLLRKKASLIVGIDIGSHSAKAVLLSQTGDSYKLESIATESMPRGALIDREIQDIEAVGKVIAKLRTQIASSATYAAAAVSGQTVITKVIYMDVSLNEQELASQIEIEADSLIPYPLDEVSLDFEPLEVNESDPTKINVLLSAARTESVEARVSALDTGGFTTKVIDVESYAISRSYDLILSQLPDDANDKVVAMVDVGAMMTLFSVTQNGEHLYSRDQMFGGEQYTRSIVSYYNQSFEEAEQAKVTHNLPPNYTFEVLAPFHTIFVQQVRRAIQMFLTSSGKEKIDYLVVSGGCAQVEGLEKLLNEELGIHTIIADPFTGMEISADIDKTELSQSASQYMVAAGLALRSFSTWHI encoded by the coding sequence ATGCTTAGTAATCTATTGAGAAAGAAAGCTTCTCTCATTGTCGGAATTGACATTGGTTCGCACTCTGCAAAAGCTGTTTTGCTTAGTCAAACTGGCGATTCCTATAAATTAGAATCGATTGCTACAGAGTCAATGCCAAGAGGTGCTTTGATCGATAGAGAGATTCAAGATATCGAAGCCGTTGGCAAAGTGATTGCAAAACTTCGCACACAAATCGCCTCTTCTGCTACCTATGCTGCTGCTGCCGTTTCAGGGCAAACCGTCATTACGAAAGTTATTTATATGGATGTTTCATTGAATGAGCAAGAACTTGCCAGCCAAATTGAAATTGAAGCCGACAGTTTGATCCCATATCCACTTGACGAAGTGAGCCTGGACTTTGAACCTCTTGAAGTAAATGAATCTGACCCGACTAAAATTAATGTATTACTCAGCGCTGCCCGTACAGAGTCGGTTGAAGCAAGGGTTTCTGCTTTAGATACCGGAGGCTTTACTACAAAAGTAATCGACGTAGAGTCATACGCGATAAGTCGTTCATATGATTTAATTTTATCGCAATTACCTGATGATGCGAATGACAAAGTTGTTGCGATGGTAGATGTAGGTGCCATGATGACACTTTTTTCAGTGACACAAAATGGAGAACATCTTTATAGTCGCGACCAAATGTTTGGCGGTGAACAATATACCCGTTCAATCGTTTCTTATTATAACCAATCATTTGAAGAAGCTGAGCAGGCAAAGGTTACACATAATCTTCCACCAAATTATACGTTTGAAGTGTTAGCGCCTTTTCATACTATTTTTGTACAGCAAGTACGTCGCGCGATACAAATGTTTTTAACTTCTAGTGGTAAAGAAAAAATTGATTACCTTGTTGTGTCAGGTGGTTGCGCGCAAGTTGAAGGTTTAGAAAAACTATTGAATGAAGAGCTTGGTATACATACCATTATTGCGGATCCATTCACTGGGATGGAAATTTCAGCTGATATCGATAAAACTGAACTCTCGCAATCAGCAAGTCAATACATGGTTGCCGCTGGATTAGCGCTAAGGAGTTTCTCTACATGGCATATATAA
- a CDS encoding sigma-54 interaction domain-containing protein: MSYPSALVCVNQAQFMQLISSLSLTKNFTVIEPDHCDWLSGLSDSPDVAIIEVNTFEQSHYDTLQALNFCPETDIIFLSEGIPNPLLDKAVVRCAAYHYRTPIKRHNLAEVIEELTAEYQQRPRKTKSIESSELDQFGLLFGSSRAMKKLYRSLRKVAMYDTSILIVGESGVGKELVANTIHNASERAESPFVTVNCGALSKDLATSDLFGHVKGAFTGAVGDRTGFFTEAKGGTLFLDEVTEMPEELQVQLLRVLETGDYSPVGSNKVLNSNVRIIAATNRDLAQSVNLGVFREDLYFRLAQFLLHVPPLRSRGGDVEGLAKHFLAYKNASAGFGKKISDTAIAKISDYHWPGNVRELKHAVERAYIMSIDVIDGEHIILEDPLNDEVNDQSVPTGIPLAEVEKQAILNTLEEQHGNKSDTAKLLDISVKTLYNKLEKYDE, from the coding sequence ATGTCTTATCCTTCGGCGTTAGTTTGTGTTAATCAAGCGCAATTTATGCAGCTTATTTCTTCTTTATCGTTAACGAAAAATTTTACTGTTATTGAACCAGATCATTGCGACTGGCTCAGTGGGTTAAGTGATTCGCCTGATGTTGCTATTATTGAAGTAAATACCTTTGAGCAATCACATTACGATACGCTACAAGCACTTAATTTTTGTCCTGAAACAGATATTATTTTTTTAAGTGAAGGAATACCAAATCCATTGTTAGATAAAGCTGTGGTTAGGTGTGCTGCCTACCATTATAGAACTCCGATTAAAAGACACAATCTTGCAGAAGTTATAGAAGAGCTGACTGCTGAATATCAACAGCGTCCACGTAAAACAAAAAGTATCGAATCAAGTGAGTTAGATCAGTTTGGTTTATTATTTGGTTCTTCCCGTGCGATGAAAAAGCTGTATAGAAGTTTACGTAAGGTCGCTATGTATGACACCAGTATTTTGATTGTTGGTGAAAGTGGTGTTGGTAAAGAGCTTGTCGCTAATACTATTCATAATGCCAGTGAACGTGCTGAATCCCCCTTTGTAACCGTAAATTGTGGTGCGTTATCTAAAGATTTAGCTACCAGTGATTTATTCGGTCATGTAAAAGGTGCATTTACGGGCGCAGTTGGCGATCGCACCGGTTTTTTTACGGAAGCAAAAGGTGGCACGTTATTTCTTGACGAAGTGACTGAAATGCCAGAAGAGTTACAAGTTCAGTTGTTACGCGTATTAGAAACAGGAGATTATAGCCCTGTTGGTAGTAACAAAGTGTTAAACTCTAATGTACGCATTATTGCCGCGACTAACCGAGATTTAGCGCAATCAGTTAATCTTGGAGTGTTCAGAGAAGATCTCTATTTTCGTTTAGCGCAATTTTTATTACATGTACCACCTTTAAGAAGTAGAGGCGGTGATGTTGAGGGTTTAGCAAAGCATTTTTTGGCCTATAAAAATGCCAGTGCAGGATTTGGTAAAAAAATTTCTGATACCGCAATAGCAAAAATAAGCGATTATCATTGGCCAGGCAATGTTCGAGAATTAAAGCACGCTGTTGAACGTGCTTATATCATGTCAATCGATGTGATTGATGGTGAACACATTATCCTTGAAGACCCACTAAATGATGAAGTGAATGATCAATCTGTACCCACAGGTATTCCACTTGCTGAAGTGGAAAAACAAGCTATTTTAAATACATTAGAAGAGCAACATGGTAATAAAAGTGATACCGCGAAGCTATTAGATATTAGTGTTAAAACCTTGTACAACAAGCTTGAAAAATATGATGAATAG
- the envZ gene encoding two-component system sensor histidine kinase EnvZ has translation MRILPRSAFGQTILLIGILLLINQAITLGSIMVYILQPNSDQIEQLLAKQIRVIFIEVDEPVLSASMVKAFQQETGINVYTEQDAMEQGLRGAIYKEIASRNMSNLLGGPAEVRFTQEDDFLYWVRPPQAPEYWVKIPLNSLEEANYTPLVIVLMILGGLSVIGGWLVVRQLNRPLKALQSAAHQVGRGAFPEPLNEHGTTEIVAVTQAFNHMSKGIKQLEEDRNLLMAGISHDLRTPLTRIRLATEMMSKEDEFLKEGIEGDIDDMNTIIDQFIDYIRHDSKDTMELTDLNVLIGEVVQAESNIDRTITFEAGDTPKVPVRYVAIKRVVSNLIQNALRYSDEDIRLKSGIDKASQSVYFAVCDSGPGIPETDIDRLFQPFTQGDKARGTEGSGLGLAIIKRIVDTHNGKIILSNREEGGLSAKVSLPLHQP, from the coding sequence ATGAGAATTTTGCCACGTAGTGCTTTTGGGCAAACCATATTATTAATTGGTATTTTATTATTGATCAATCAGGCAATCACGCTTGGTTCAATAATGGTGTATATTTTACAACCCAATTCTGATCAAATAGAACAATTATTAGCTAAACAAATTCGTGTTATTTTTATTGAAGTTGATGAACCTGTACTCAGTGCGAGTATGGTGAAGGCATTTCAACAAGAAACCGGTATCAATGTATACACTGAACAAGACGCCATGGAACAAGGTTTACGTGGCGCTATCTACAAAGAAATAGCCTCCCGTAATATGTCTAACTTATTAGGGGGACCAGCCGAAGTAAGGTTCACCCAAGAAGATGATTTTCTTTACTGGGTTCGTCCACCTCAAGCTCCTGAGTACTGGGTGAAAATACCATTAAATAGTTTAGAAGAAGCAAACTACACCCCCCTTGTTATTGTACTCATGATTTTAGGAGGATTAAGTGTCATTGGTGGTTGGCTTGTTGTTAGGCAATTAAATAGGCCTTTAAAAGCACTACAATCGGCAGCCCATCAGGTGGGGCGTGGCGCATTTCCAGAACCGCTTAATGAACATGGCACTACGGAAATTGTGGCGGTAACGCAAGCTTTTAATCATATGTCTAAAGGCATCAAACAGTTAGAGGAAGATAGAAATTTATTAATGGCAGGTATTTCTCATGATTTACGCACGCCATTAACACGGATCAGACTGGCAACTGAAATGATGTCAAAAGAAGATGAGTTTCTCAAGGAAGGCATCGAAGGCGATATTGATGACATGAACACCATCATAGATCAATTTATTGATTATATTCGCCATGACAGTAAAGACACAATGGAGCTTACGGATCTTAATGTCTTGATTGGTGAAGTGGTTCAGGCTGAGTCAAATATTGATAGAACTATAACATTTGAGGCCGGCGATACCCCCAAAGTACCAGTAAGGTATGTGGCGATCAAAAGGGTAGTGTCGAATTTAATCCAAAATGCCTTACGTTATAGTGATGAGGATATTAGGCTTAAATCGGGTATTGATAAGGCAAGTCAAAGCGTTTACTTTGCTGTTTGTGATTCAGGGCCAGGTATTCCTGAAACGGATATAGACCGTCTATTCCAACCATTTACTCAAGGTGATAAAGCTCGAGGCACTGAAGGTAGTGGTTTAGGGTTGGCGATTATTAAACGGATTGTAGATACCCATAACGGTAAAATAATATTATCGAATCGCGAAGAAGGTGGGTTGTCTGCGAAAGTTTCCCTACCACTTCATCAGCCATAA
- a CDS encoding penicillin-binding protein 1A, translating to MKSFRKTIKVLFYIGCAGVLALSALYLYMRDDLPSVTSLKSVKWQTPMTIYSADGNLMNQFGEKKRIPLSIDEMPQQLINAVLATEDDRFYLHFGVDPIGMTRAIIGQVMGQNKGGASTITMQVARNFFLTREQTYIRKIREIFTAFHIEMLLTKDEILALYMNKIPLGHRSFGFGAAAQVYYNKDVQDLTLAQMAVLAGLPKAPSTINPISNPERAKARRAVVLHRMLVTNYITEQAYQQALNAPITAQKHGAEIVLNAPYAAEMAHQEMIERFGKEQAYTGGYKVFTTVSTSLQNAAKKAVINNLMAYDQRHGYRGPIMHLREPKDEDEQGNIEAEQPVTPLSDKEIQEALSQIPPYEPLIPAIVSQVNERSVQIMFSDLSTENINWQGLSWAREFFNDNKQGPAPKQAAEILHYGDVIYVTKEKGQLRLSQLPSASSALVSLSPDDGSIKAVIGGFNYAQSQFNRVTQAKRQVGSNIKPFVYSAALENNFTLASLVNDVPINQWDQRTGVVWRPKNSPEQYSGEIRVKRALAQSKNVVAVRLFRAVGLDKMIPHLASFGFAPDELPRDESLALGSASLTPLEVATGFATFANGGYLIEPYIIDRIENADGNIIFQASPKLACDDCSELVNQQGDAENENIAISADPLTTEIIDSSIDENTPQYERATRVISKQNAFLITQALNEAIWGADWSVSPGWQGTGFRARSLKRRDIAGKTGTTNEAKDAWFSGFSRRIVTTAWIGFDDPSRNLGSTSYNNNLDKNQITGREFGAKSAQPAWIDFMEKALQTLPVEPFVQPENIISVRIDKATGKLTDKTDRSSTFEYFIFGSAPSEYVTSDNSHEIFDSNKNAESEIF from the coding sequence TTGAAATCTTTCAGAAAAACGATCAAAGTCCTATTTTACATCGGCTGTGCGGGTGTTCTAGCACTGAGCGCTTTATACTTATATATGCGTGATGATCTGCCAAGCGTAACCTCTTTAAAAAGTGTTAAGTGGCAAACCCCAATGACCATATATAGCGCTGATGGTAACTTAATGAACCAATTTGGTGAGAAAAAGCGCATTCCTTTATCCATTGATGAAATGCCACAGCAGCTTATCAATGCGGTACTTGCAACTGAAGATGATCGTTTTTATCTGCATTTCGGTGTGGATCCAATCGGCATGACCCGGGCAATTATCGGTCAAGTTATGGGGCAAAATAAAGGTGGCGCAAGTACCATCACCATGCAAGTCGCTCGTAACTTTTTTCTCACTCGCGAGCAAACCTACATTCGAAAAATTCGGGAGATATTCACCGCGTTCCATATTGAAATGTTGCTAACGAAAGATGAAATTTTGGCTTTGTATATGAACAAAATTCCACTTGGACATCGTTCATTTGGTTTCGGTGCCGCTGCACAAGTTTATTATAACAAAGATGTACAAGATCTTACCCTTGCACAAATGGCGGTGTTAGCGGGTTTACCAAAAGCCCCCTCTACGATAAACCCAATTAGTAATCCTGAGCGTGCAAAGGCACGTAGAGCTGTTGTATTACATAGAATGTTAGTCACGAACTATATTACCGAGCAAGCGTATCAACAAGCACTCAATGCACCGATAACCGCGCAAAAGCATGGCGCTGAAATTGTACTTAACGCACCTTATGCTGCCGAAATGGCTCACCAAGAAATGATTGAGCGCTTTGGCAAAGAACAAGCTTATACCGGTGGTTATAAAGTGTTCACCACAGTATCGACTTCCTTACAAAATGCTGCAAAAAAAGCGGTGATTAACAACTTAATGGCTTATGATCAGCGGCATGGCTATCGTGGCCCGATTATGCACTTGCGAGAACCTAAAGATGAGGACGAACAAGGAAATATCGAAGCTGAACAGCCTGTTACTCCCCTTTCAGATAAAGAGATACAAGAAGCTTTATCGCAAATACCGCCCTATGAGCCTTTAATACCTGCCATTGTTTCACAAGTAAACGAACGTTCGGTACAAATCATGTTTTCTGATCTCTCTACAGAGAACATTAATTGGCAAGGTTTATCTTGGGCTCGAGAATTTTTCAACGATAACAAACAAGGGCCTGCTCCAAAACAAGCGGCTGAAATTCTACATTATGGTGACGTTATTTACGTGACCAAAGAAAAAGGACAGCTTAGATTAAGTCAATTACCTTCAGCAAGTTCTGCCTTAGTCTCGCTTTCTCCTGATGATGGCTCAATCAAAGCAGTTATTGGTGGGTTTAATTATGCACAATCACAGTTCAACCGTGTTACTCAAGCTAAGCGTCAAGTCGGTTCAAACATTAAACCATTCGTTTATTCTGCAGCATTAGAAAACAACTTTACCTTAGCCTCATTGGTTAATGATGTACCTATTAATCAATGGGATCAACGAACAGGTGTTGTTTGGCGACCAAAAAATTCGCCGGAACAATACAGTGGTGAAATTCGCGTAAAAAGAGCCTTGGCACAATCTAAAAACGTGGTTGCAGTTAGGCTCTTTCGCGCTGTTGGTTTAGATAAAATGATCCCACATTTGGCCTCTTTTGGTTTTGCTCCTGACGAGTTGCCTCGTGATGAATCTTTAGCACTCGGTTCTGCCTCATTAACCCCTTTAGAGGTGGCAACAGGTTTTGCAACCTTTGCCAATGGCGGTTATTTAATTGAACCTTATATTATCGACAGGATAGAAAATGCCGACGGTAATATTATCTTTCAAGCAAGTCCCAAGCTCGCTTGTGATGATTGCAGTGAGTTGGTTAATCAACAAGGCGATGCAGAAAATGAGAACATAGCAATTTCTGCAGATCCACTTACAACAGAAATAATAGACTCATCAATAGATGAAAACACTCCTCAATACGAACGCGCAACACGGGTAATCAGCAAGCAAAATGCATTTTTAATTACACAAGCATTAAATGAAGCTATTTGGGGGGCTGACTGGTCAGTTTCACCCGGTTGGCAAGGCACTGGCTTTCGTGCAAGAAGCCTTAAAAGAAGGGATATAGCAGGAAAAACTGGAACAACCAACGAAGCAAAAGATGCTTGGTTTTCTGGTTTTAGTCGACGCATTGTCACAACAGCTTGGATAGGCTTCGATGATCCATCACGTAATTTAGGTAGTACTTCGTACAATAACAACTTAGATAAAAATCAGATCACTGGAAGAGAGTTTGGCGCGAAGTCTGCACAACCTGCTTGGATAGACTTTATGGAAAAAGCTTTGCAAACACTTCCTGTTGAACCATTTGTTCAACCTGAAAATATCATTTCTGTGCGTATCGATAAAGCCACTGGAAAATTAACCGATAAAACTGATCGAAGTAGTACCTTTGAATATTTTATTTTTGGCTCTGCACCAAGCGAATATGTAACCAGTGATAATAGCCATGAAATTTTTGACTCCAACAAAAATGCTGAAAGTGAGATTTTTTAA
- a CDS encoding BON domain-containing protein, which translates to MMKYLSSAILIATTLTMTSAAANENDWSKEAKDAWIDGKTEAVLLFNGNLDSFDINTTVKKGEVTLTGEVESDVERKLAEELVHGVDGVKAVNNELTVMKPDRDNRNDSKQNDNEVGAMVDTKIAVVLKSRYLLDSDIDGTDINVDVENGRVSLSGEVDSTSEKQLVIQMAKNIDDVVEVSEDLTIITAS; encoded by the coding sequence ATGATGAAATATTTATCAAGTGCTATATTAATTGCAACAACGTTAACAATGACATCTGCTGCAGCGAATGAAAATGATTGGAGTAAAGAAGCAAAAGATGCATGGATTGACGGTAAAACTGAAGCTGTACTCTTATTTAATGGCAATTTAGATTCATTCGATATCAACACCACCGTTAAAAAGGGTGAAGTTACCCTAACAGGTGAAGTTGAATCAGACGTTGAGCGTAAGCTTGCTGAAGAGCTTGTACACGGTGTTGATGGTGTAAAGGCTGTTAACAACGAACTTACAGTAATGAAGCCTGATAGAGACAACAGAAATGACTCGAAACAAAATGATAACGAAGTCGGTGCAATGGTTGATACCAAAATCGCAGTGGTATTGAAATCTCGTTATTTACTAGACTCTGATATCGATGGTACTGACATCAATGTAGACGTTGAAAACGGTCGTGTATCATTATCAGGTGAAGTTGACTCAACGTCTGAAAAACAATTAGTCATTCAAATGGCTAAGAATATTGATGATGTAGTTGAAGTATCAGAAGACTTAACGATTATTACCGCTTCATAA
- the ompR gene encoding osmolarity response regulator transcription factor OmpR, producing the protein MGQETPKVLVVDDDMRLRALLERYLVEQSFVVRSAANAEQMDRLLERENFHLLVLDLMLPGEDGLSICRRLRQMNNDIPIVMLTAKGDEVDRIIGLELGADDYMPKPFNPRELLARIKAVLRRRVTEAPGAPSQEENVVEFGEYSLNLATREMCKGDINMPLTSGEFAVLKALITHPREPLSRDKLMNLARGRDYSALERSIDVQVSRLRRMLEEDPAKPRYIQTVWGLGYVFVPEGKAVA; encoded by the coding sequence ATGGGACAAGAAACACCGAAGGTTTTAGTCGTCGACGACGACATGCGTTTACGCGCATTATTAGAGCGTTACTTAGTGGAACAAAGCTTTGTGGTGCGTAGTGCTGCTAACGCAGAACAAATGGATCGTTTGTTAGAGCGTGAAAATTTTCATTTATTGGTGCTTGATTTAATGTTACCAGGTGAAGATGGTTTATCAATTTGTCGTCGCTTAAGACAAATGAATAATGATATTCCTATTGTTATGCTTACTGCTAAGGGTGACGAAGTTGATCGCATTATTGGCCTAGAATTAGGTGCTGATGATTATATGCCTAAACCTTTTAATCCTCGAGAGTTGTTGGCGCGAATAAAAGCAGTATTGAGAAGAAGAGTTACTGAAGCACCAGGCGCGCCATCACAAGAAGAAAACGTGGTCGAGTTTGGTGAGTATTCGCTCAACCTTGCCACACGTGAAATGTGTAAAGGCGATATTAATATGCCACTTACCAGTGGTGAATTTGCAGTGCTAAAAGCGCTGATCACCCACCCGCGTGAACCTTTATCGCGTGATAAATTAATGAATCTAGCTCGTGGAAGAGATTACTCTGCATTAGAGCGCAGTATTGATGTGCAAGTTTCACGATTACGTCGCATGCTTGAAGAAGACCCTGCTAAACCAAGGTATATTCAAACTGTGTGGGGCTTAGGGTATGTCTTTGTGCCTGAAGGTAAGGCTGTTGCTTAA
- a CDS encoding diacylglycerol kinase family protein, protein MRQLNYLWLPVLVIIGLWLDKPIISVLLIWCAMSIGLATLNDSARYTAFWLKKETNKVPWWFRSLFFPYYAWQKGETYICTRKNIRKEPIKITSNLFISPTIHMTKEAMEKHNIDAMLDLSNPLNVTSWFNKDENIDYLSISFTHLKQNDLLRSLRWLHKQITQQKNCLIYCDDNSAAVVLSAYFLATNKVKFSALAMKEFKKQYPSLKLTEQQTQWLDQLSRNKSLALKQKAWLIANPVAGRGSWPEVKPDIVEQLSPFFDLHIHETTKEKSAESIAKQAITESVDLLIAGGGDGTIKEVATIAIEHNTSIALMPLGTANSLVHALQGSVAKLSPISNACKHIIEGVDTSIDTGKCNNETFLLLCGLGIEHQMVSAADRNKKNDSGALAYLQGFTESVIDHQAKGLTVTIDEQPAKTVSIASLVVANAAPFTTMLAQGNGAPNFADGKLDLTWINALPDNAIPLASLADLAQSTFTATHIGDNVQHSQGKQVIITADEPIDYIIDGETRQASALDIYIKPQALSIVMCADE, encoded by the coding sequence ATGCGACAATTAAATTATCTTTGGTTACCCGTGTTAGTCATTATCGGTTTATGGTTAGATAAGCCTATCATATCAGTGCTATTAATCTGGTGTGCTATGTCTATTGGCTTAGCGACACTTAACGACTCCGCAAGATACACAGCTTTCTGGCTCAAAAAAGAAACCAATAAGGTCCCATGGTGGTTTCGTTCGCTATTCTTTCCTTATTACGCATGGCAAAAAGGCGAGACATATATATGTACACGTAAAAACATCCGAAAAGAACCAATAAAAATTACATCTAACCTTTTTATATCACCAACGATTCATATGACGAAAGAAGCAATGGAAAAACACAACATTGATGCCATGCTAGATCTTTCTAACCCTTTAAACGTCACATCTTGGTTTAATAAAGATGAAAACATTGATTATTTATCAATCTCATTTACCCACCTTAAGCAAAATGATTTGCTCAGATCATTGCGATGGCTGCACAAGCAAATTACTCAACAGAAAAACTGTCTTATCTATTGTGATGACAACAGCGCAGCAGTAGTGCTTTCTGCATACTTTTTAGCAACAAATAAAGTTAAATTTTCTGCGCTAGCGATGAAAGAGTTCAAAAAACAATACCCATCCTTAAAATTAACAGAACAACAAACACAATGGCTTGATCAACTATCAAGAAATAAAAGCTTAGCCTTAAAACAAAAAGCTTGGCTTATTGCCAACCCCGTAGCAGGACGAGGTAGTTGGCCAGAAGTTAAGCCAGATATCGTAGAACAGTTGTCGCCATTTTTCGACTTACACATACATGAAACAACAAAAGAAAAAAGCGCCGAATCAATAGCCAAACAAGCGATAACAGAGTCTGTAGATTTGCTGATTGCTGGCGGTGGTGATGGTACTATTAAAGAGGTTGCTACAATTGCGATAGAGCATAATACCAGTATAGCGTTAATGCCTTTAGGCACTGCAAATTCATTAGTCCATGCTCTTCAAGGCAGCGTTGCTAAATTATCGCCAATTTCTAACGCCTGTAAACATATAATTGAAGGTGTTGATACGTCGATTGACACAGGTAAATGTAACAACGAAACCTTTTTATTATTATGTGGTTTAGGGATTGAACATCAAATGGTGTCGGCAGCAGATAGAAATAAAAAGAATGACAGCGGTGCACTAGCTTATTTACAAGGATTTACTGAGTCCGTTATCGATCACCAAGCAAAAGGTTTAACCGTAACAATCGATGAACAACCGGCAAAAACAGTATCAATAGCGAGCCTTGTTGTAGCAAATGCGGCACCATTTACGACTATGTTAGCTCAGGGTAATGGCGCACCAAACTTTGCCGACGGAAAGCTTGATTTAACGTGGATAAACGCCCTGCCAGATAACGCAATACCACTGGCGAGTTTAGCGGATTTAGCACAGTCGACTTTTACTGCTACTCACATTGGAGATAACGTGCAACACAGCCAAGGTAAACAAGTAATCATTACCGCTGATGAGCCTATCGACTATATTATTGATGGTGAAACACGACAAGCATCAGCGCTTGATATTTATATTAAACCGCAAGCCCTATCCATAGTAATGTGTGCTGATGAATAG
- the pckA gene encoding phosphoenolpyruvate carboxykinase (ATP), whose product MTALLQNLDLSQYGITDISEVVYNPSYEVLFAEETKAELSGFDKGTVTESGAVAVDTGIFTGRSPKDKYIVRDDVTKDTVWWSDQGKNDNKPMTQETWDHLKGLVTSRLSGKRLFIVDTYCGANKDTRLKVRFITEVAWQAHFVKNMFIRPSEEELKNYQPDFVVMNGAKTTNNKWQEQGLNSENFVAFNLTEKMQLIGGTWYGGEMKKGMFSMMNYLLPLKGIASMHCSANVGKEGDVAIFFGLSGTGKTTLSTDPKRELIGDDEHGWDDNGVFNFEGGCYAKTINLSEENEPDIFNAIRRDALLENVSVDENGKIDYDDNSKTENTRVSYPIHHIENIVKPVSRAGHAKKVIFLTADAFGVLPPVAKLTPEQTEYYFLSGFTAKLAGTERGITEPTPTFSSCFGAAFLSLHPTKYAEVLRNRMQNVGAEAYLVNTGWNGTGKRISIKATRAIIDSILDGSIDNAETEVLPLFNLAVPKGITGVDDNILDPRATYQDTNEWHEKAVSLANRFIENFTKFTDTDNGKSLVKAGPRV is encoded by the coding sequence ATGACTGCTTTGTTACAAAACTTAGACTTATCTCAATACGGCATTACTGATATATCAGAAGTGGTTTATAACCCGTCGTATGAAGTGTTATTTGCAGAAGAAACCAAAGCAGAACTCAGTGGTTTTGATAAAGGTACAGTGACTGAATCAGGAGCTGTAGCGGTTGATACGGGTATTTTTACGGGACGCTCTCCGAAAGATAAATACATCGTTCGTGATGACGTAACAAAAGACACGGTATGGTGGTCAGATCAAGGCAAGAATGATAACAAACCCATGACGCAAGAGACCTGGGATCATTTAAAGGGCTTGGTTACCAGCCGGCTCTCTGGAAAGCGACTATTCATTGTGGATACCTATTGTGGTGCCAATAAAGATACTCGTTTAAAAGTACGCTTTATCACGGAAGTTGCTTGGCAAGCACACTTCGTTAAAAACATGTTCATCAGACCTTCTGAAGAAGAGTTAAAAAATTATCAACCTGATTTCGTCGTAATGAATGGTGCTAAAACCACCAATAATAAATGGCAAGAACAGGGGCTTAATTCAGAAAATTTTGTTGCGTTTAACTTAACCGAAAAAATGCAGCTTATCGGTGGTACTTGGTACGGCGGAGAAATGAAAAAAGGCATGTTTTCAATGATGAACTACTTGCTACCGCTTAAAGGGATTGCTTCAATGCACTGTAGTGCTAACGTTGGTAAAGAAGGTGATGTAGCCATATTCTTTGGCCTTTCTGGTACGGGTAAAACAACACTGTCAACGGATCCGAAGCGTGAACTGATCGGTGACGACGAACATGGCTGGGATGATAATGGCGTCTTCAATTTCGAAGGTGGTTGTTATGCCAAAACTATCAATTTAAGCGAAGAAAATGAACCTGACATTTTCAATGCGATTCGTCGTGATGCGTTATTAGAAAATGTTTCGGTCGATGAAAATGGAAAAATTGACTACGACGATAACTCTAAAACAGAAAACACTCGTGTGTCATACCCTATTCACCATATAGAAAACATCGTAAAACCTGTATCACGTGCGGGACATGCAAAAAAAGTTATCTTTTTAACGGCGGATGCCTTTGGTGTATTGCCACCAGTAGCAAAATTAACACCAGAGCAAACGGAATATTATTTTCTTTCTGGATTTACAGCCAAATTAGCTGGTACTGAACGCGGTATAACAGAACCAACGCCAACGTTCTCAAGTTGTTTTGGTGCAGCATTCTTAAGTTTACACCCAACGAAGTACGCTGAAGTATTACGCAATAGAATGCAAAACGTTGGTGCTGAAGCATATTTAGTGAATACTGGCTGGAATGGCACTGGTAAGCGTATTTCAATTAAAGCAACCCGCGCTATTATAGATTCAATTTTAGATGGCTCTATTGATAATGCAGAAACAGAAGTATTACCATTATTTAACTTAGCTGTACCTAAGGGTATTACAGGCGTTGATGATAATATTCTTGATCCAAGAGCGACGTATCAAGATACCAACGAATGGCATGAAAAAGCCGTAAGTTTAGCCAATAGATTTATTGAAAACTTTACTAAATTTACCGATACAGATAACGGTAAATCTTTAGTAAAAGCAGGACCACGAGTGTAA